One Loxodonta africana isolate mLoxAfr1 chromosome 15, mLoxAfr1.hap2, whole genome shotgun sequence genomic window carries:
- the LOC100664041 gene encoding olfactory receptor 8D2-like gives MTTFNHSSVIEFILEGLTNLPQLQLPLFLLFLGTYVVTVVGNLGMVILIAISSQLHSPMYYFLSHLSFIDLCYSSVITPKMLVNFASEKNIVSFLECMAQLYFFLAFLIAEGYLLTAMAYDRYVAICSPLLYNTIMSHRVCSIMMVVVYSLGLFRATVHTTHMSMLSFCESHIVSHYFCDIIPLLTLSCSSTHINEILLFIIGGVNTLAPTLAVLISYAFILSSILRIRSTEGRSKAFGTCSSHLMAMGTFFGSITFMYFKPPSSNTMEQEKVSSVFYTTMIPILNPLIYSLRNKNVRSTLRKAVAGR, from the coding sequence ATGACCACTTTCAACCATTCCTCAGTGATTGAGTTTATTCTTGAAGGGTTAACAAATCTCCCACAGCTCCAACTGCCACTTTTCCTCCTGTTCCTTGGAACTTATGTGGTCACAGTGGTGGGGAACCTGGGAATGGTCATTTTAATTGCTATCAGTTCTCAACTTCACTCTCCAATGTATTATTTTCTCAGTCACTTGTCATTCATTGATCTCTGTTACTCCTCTGTCATTACCCCTAAGATGCTAGTGAACTTTGCGTCAGAAAAGAACATTGTCTCCTTTCTGGAGTGCATGGCTcaactttatttcttccttgcttttTTAATTGCAGAAGGCTACCTTCTGACAGCCATGGCATACGACCGCTATGTTGCTATCTGTAGCCCACTGCTTTACAATACCATCATGTCCCATAGGGTCTGTTCCATAATGAtggttgtggtatattcactGGGTTTGTTTAGGGCCACAGTCCATACCACCCACATGTCAATGTTGTCCTTCTGTGAGTCTCATATTGTCAGTCATTATTTTTGTGATATTATCCCTCTGTTGACTCTTTCTTGTTCTAGTACCCACATTAATGAGATTCTGCTGTTTATTATCGGAGGTGTTAATACCTTAGCACCTACCCTGGCTGTTCTCATCTCTTATGCTTTCATTCTTTCCAGTATCCTTCGTATTCGCTCCACTGAGGGCCGGTCCAAAGCCTTTGGCACTTGCAGCTCCCATCTTATGGCCATGGGGACCTTTTTTGGGTCTATAACATTCATGTATTTCAAGCCTCCTTCTAGCAATACTATGGAACAGGAGAAAGTGTCCTCAGTATTTTATACCACAATGATTCCCATTCTGAATCCCttgatctacagcctgaggaacaagaATGTGAGGAGCACACTGAGGAAGGCGGTTGCGGGCAGGTAG